CGGCGGCCCCGACGGGCCCGTCGCGGTCCGGGCCGACGCCCTCTTCATCGAGGTCAAGGTCGACCACTTCATCGACAACGGCAGGCCCGCCGAGATCCAGGCCGCCATGTCCGACCCCGACCAGGTCAGGCGCGCCCGCGCCTTCGAGGTGAACCCGTGACCCGCAGCCCCGTCGACGTACTGATCCGCCTCCTCGACCCGGAGGTGCCGATTCCGGCGTACGGGCACCCGGGCGACGCCGGGGCCGACCTGGTGACCACCGAGGCCGCCGAACTCGCCCCCGGCGAGCGCGCGGTGCTCCCCACCGGGGTGTCGATCGCCCTGCCCGACGGGTACGCCGCGTTCGTCCACCCGCGCTCCGGCCTCGCGGCCCGCTGCGGAGTGGCCCTCGTGAATGCCCCAGGGACGGTTGATGCCGGGTACCGTGGGGAGATCAAGGTGATCGTGGTCAACCTCGATCCGCGCGAGAGCGTGCGATTCGAACGGTTCGACCGGATTGCCCAACTGGTTGTCCAGCAGGTCGAGAAGGTGCGCTTCCACGAGGTGGCGGAACTTCCCGGCTCGGCGCGGGCCGAAGGGGGCTTCGGGTCCACCGGCGGCCACGCGTCGGTGGACGGCGCCGAGGGCGGGATCACCCACGGTGGGAACAGCTACGCTTCGGTCGTATCCGACCGGGAAGGACAGTGACGTGTTCGGACGTCGCAAGAAGAGTGGTTCCGCCGAGGACGAGGCGGACGAGGTGCGCGAGGCCGAGCAGGTCGCCGACGAGCCCGAGGGCAGTGACGGCGCCGCCAAGGGCGCCCGTCGGATGAACCTTCCGCCGGCCCCCAGGCCGGACGGACCCTGGGACAGCACCGAGGTCACCCAGCCCGGCGAGGGCCGGGTCGACCTGGGCGGCATCTTCGTCCCCGGGGTCGAGGGCATGGAACTGCGCGTCGAGGTGGCCGGGGACGCGATCGTCGCCGCCACCGTGGTGCTGCGCGACAGCGCGGTCCAGCTGCAGGCCTTCGCCGCCCCCAAGAAAGAGGGCATCTGGGGCGAGGTCCGCGACGAGATCGCCTCGGGCATCACCCAGCAGGGCGGCATCATCGACGAGGTCGAGGGCCCGCTGGGCTGGGAGCTGCGCGCGCAGGTCCCCGTACAGCTCCCGGACGGCACGGGCGGTGTGCAGCTGGTGCGCTTCGTCGGCGTCGACGGGCCGCGCTGGTTCCTGCGCGGAGTGATCTCCGGCCAGGGCGCCGTCCAGCCGGAGGCCGCAGGGCTGCTGGAGACGATCTTCCGGGACACCGTGGTCGTCCGCGGCGACGGCCCGATGGCCCCCCGCGACCCGATCGTCCTCAAGCTCCCCAACGACGCCCAGATGGTGCCCGAGGGTGTGCAGCAGGAGGACCAGGAGAGCTCGAAGTTCTCCGGCGGCATGGGCCAGCTCCAGCGCGGGCCCGAGATCACCGAGGTCCGCTAGGGCTACGCGGCGGGACTTCGCGGTAGTCGCAGCACAGGCCGGTGGGCCGCACCCTTTCGCGGGTGCGGCCCACCGGCCATTGCCCGGCCGTGGGCCGCACGCACATACTGGCGGGCGACGGCGCAGGCCACGTGATGGACGCGGGCCACGTGATGACGGGGGAGCAGCATGACCGAGAGCACCAGCGGGCAGTCCGGCACGGCCCTGGCCGAGGACCCGTCCCGCACGGTCATGGTCACCGTCGAGGACCTGCACCGCTCGTACGGGAGCGGAGCGGCCGCCGTGCACGCGCTGCGCGGGGTCTCGTTCGAGATCCCCCGCGGTGAGCTGGTCGCCCTCAAGGGCCGCTCCGGCTCCGGCAAGACCACCCTGCTCAACCTGGTCGGCGGCCTCGACACCCCGGACGACGGCCGGATCACCGTCGACGGCACCGAGTTGGCGGGGCTCGGCGAGAAGGGGCTCCTGGAGCTGCGCCGGGACCGGGTCGGCTTCATCTTCCAGTCCTTCGGACTCATTCCGATCCTGACCGCAGCCGAGAACGTCGGCGTACCCCTGCGGCTGCGGAAGGCCGATCCGGCCGAGCGCGACGAGCGGGTCGCCCTGCTGCTCTCCCTCGTCGGCCTCGCCGACCACGCCGAACAGCGCCCCGGCGAGCTCTCCGGCGGCCAGCAGCAGCGCGTCGCCATCGCCCGCGCCCTCGCCAACCGACCCGCCCTCCTGATCGCCGACGAGCCCACCGGACAGCTCGACGCCGAGACCGGGCTCGCCGTGATGGAACTGCTCCGCGCGGTCGTCCGCTCCGAGAACGTCACCGCCCTCGTCGCCACCCACGACCCCCAGCTGCTGGGCCTCGCCGACCGGGTCCTGGAGCTGAGCGACGGCCACATCGTCGAACACGGCTGACGTTCCCGCACCGCCCCCGCACCCGCGCCGACACGCATCAGAGTTCCGTCAATACGCTCCCCGCCTGCACTCCCGGGACCGAACCACCGCCCCGGGCGGAGTAGCGTCGAGGACGGCAGCCGCACCGGGCGCCACCGGCCCCCGACACGACAGGGCCGGACGGAAGAAGACAATGGGGCCATGGGACGCGGCACACTCCGGATCTACCTGGGCGCGGCACCGGGCGTCGGCAAGACGTACGCGATGCTCTCGGAGGCGCATCGCAGGGTCGAACGCGGAACCGACTGCGTCGTGGCCTTCGTGGAGCACCACGACCGGCCGCGGACCGAGGTCATGCTGCACGGGCTGGAGCTGTTGCCGCGCCGGGAGCTGGAGTACCGGGGCTCGGTGTTCACGGAGATGGACGTGGACGCGGTGCTGGAGCGCGCCCCGGCCGTGGCCCTGGTGGACGAGCTGGCCCACACGAACGTGCCCGGTTCGCGCAACGCCAAGCGCTGGCAGGACGTCGAGGAGCTGCTCAGGGCCGGGATCGACGTCATATCGACGGTCAACATCCAGCACCTGGAGTCGCTGGGCGACGTGGTGGAGTCGATCACCGGGGTCCGGCAGGGCGAGACCGTCCCCGACGAGGTGGTCCGCCGGGCCGACCAGATCGAGCTGGTCGACATGTCGCCCCAGGCGCTGCGCCGCCGGATGGCGCACGGGAACATCTACCAGCCCGACAAGATGGACGCGGCCCTCTCGAACTACTTCCGTCCCGGCAACCTCACCGCCCTGCGCGAGCTGGCCCTGCTCTGGGTCGCCGACCGGGTCGACGAGTACCTCCAGCAGTACCGGGGCGAGCACAACATCCGCACCACCTGGCAGGCCCGCGAACGCATCGTCGTCGGACTGACCGGCGGACCCGAGGGCCGCACCCTCATCCGCCGCGCCTCCCGGATGGCGGCCAAGGGCTCCGGCAGCGAGATCCTCGCCGTCTACATCGCCCGCAGCGACGGCCTGACCTCCGCGTCCCCGAAGGAGCTGGCCGTCCAGCGCACCCTGGTCGAGGACCTCGGCGGCAGCTTCCACCACGTCATCGGCGACGACATACCGGCCGCCCTGCTGGAGTTCGCCCGCGGCGTCAACTCCACCCAGATCGTCCTGGGCTCCAGCCGCCGCAAGACCTGGCAGTACATCTACGGCCCCGGGGTCGGCGCGACCGTCGCCCGCGAGTCGGGGCCCGACCTCGACGTGCACATCGTGACCCACGAGGAGGTCGCCAAGGGCCGCGGTCTGCCCATGGCCCGCGGCGCCCGGCTCGGCCGCGCCCGGATCATCTGGGGCTGGCTCGTCGGCGTCGTCGGACCCGTCCTGCTCGCGGTGGTGCTGCGCTCCATGGAGGACGCCCCCGGCCTCGCCAACGACGTCCTGCTCTTCCTCTTCCTGACGGTGGCCGCCGCCCTGCTCGGCGGACTGCGGCCCGCGCTCGCCTCGGCGGCCGTCGGCTCCATGCTGCTGAACTACTGGTTCACCCCGCCCACCCACACCCTGACCGTCCAGGACCCGGAGAACCTCGTCGCCATCGTGATCTTCTTCGCGGTGGCGGTGGCGGTCTCCTCCGTGGTCGATCTGGCGGCCCGGCGCACCCATCAGGCGGCCCGGCTGCGCGCCGAGTCGGAGATCCTCTCCTTCCTCGCGGGCAGCGTCCTGCGCGGCGAGACCGCCCTGGACGCCCTGCTGGAGAGGGTCCGCGAGACCTTCGCCATGGAGTCCGTCGCCCTGCTGGAGCGCAGCAGCGACGTCGAGCCGTGGACCTGCGCCGGATCCGTCGGGCCGGCCCCGGTCACCCGCCCCGACGACGCCGACGTGGACATGCCGGTCGGCGACAACATGGCCCTCGCGCTGTCCGGCCGGGTGCTGCCCGCCGAGGACCGCCGGGTGCTCGGCGCCTTCGCCGCCCAGGCCGCCGTCGTCCTGGACCGCCAGCGCCTGGTCGGGGAGGCCGAGCAGGCCCGCAGGCTCGCCGAGGGCAACCGGATCAGGACCGCCCTGCTCGCCGCCGTCAGCCACGACCTGCGCACCCCGCTGGCCTCCATCAAGGCGGCCGTCAGCTCGCTGCGCTCCGACGACGTGGCCTGGTCCGAGGAGGACGAGGCGGAGCTCCTCGAAGGCATCGAGGACGGCGCCGACCGGCTGGACCACCTGGTCGGCAACCTGCTGGACATGTCCCGCCTCCAGACCGGCACCGTGACCCCGCTGATCCGCGAGATCGACCTCGACGAGGTGGTCCCGATGGCGCTCGGCGGCGTCCCGGAGGGCAGCGTCGACCTCGACATCCCCGAGACGCTGCCGATGGTCGCCGTCGACCCGGGACTCCTGGAGCGGGTCGTCGCCAACATCGTGGAGAACGCCGTGAAGTACAACCCCGGCCAGGAGCCCGTCGCCGTGGCCGCCAGCGCCCTCGGCGGCCGGGTCGAGCTGCGGGTCGTGGACCGCGGCCGGGGCGTCCCCGACGAGGCCAAGGAACGGATCTTCGAGCCCTTCCAGCGGTACGGGGACGCCCCGCGCGGAGCCGGAGTGGGCCTCGGTCTCGCCGTCTCCCGGGGCTTCGCCGAGGCCATGGGCGGCACCCTCGACGCCGAGGACACCCCGGGCGGCGGGCTGACCATGGTCCTGACCCTCACCGCGGCGCCGGGCGGCGTCCGGGCGGAGGCCGAGTTGCCGGCCCGGGCCACCTCATGACCCGTCCCCGAGGCCCGGGACGCCCCCGGGCGTACGCCACCCGTCCCCGGGCGCTCCCCTCCGCCTCGCCCTCCCCGTACAGCACAGCTCTTCCCTCCTCCCCGTGCAGCAGAAAGGCAGGTCCACGATGACCAGGGTGCTTGTGGTCGACGACGAGCCGCAGATCGTCCGCGCCCTCGTGATCAACCTGAAGGC
The nucleotide sequence above comes from Streptomyces sp. NBC_01116. Encoded proteins:
- a CDS encoding DUF4118 domain-containing protein, which translates into the protein MGRGTLRIYLGAAPGVGKTYAMLSEAHRRVERGTDCVVAFVEHHDRPRTEVMLHGLELLPRRELEYRGSVFTEMDVDAVLERAPAVALVDELAHTNVPGSRNAKRWQDVEELLRAGIDVISTVNIQHLESLGDVVESITGVRQGETVPDEVVRRADQIELVDMSPQALRRRMAHGNIYQPDKMDAALSNYFRPGNLTALRELALLWVADRVDEYLQQYRGEHNIRTTWQARERIVVGLTGGPEGRTLIRRASRMAAKGSGSEILAVYIARSDGLTSASPKELAVQRTLVEDLGGSFHHVIGDDIPAALLEFARGVNSTQIVLGSSRRKTWQYIYGPGVGATVARESGPDLDVHIVTHEEVAKGRGLPMARGARLGRARIIWGWLVGVVGPVLLAVVLRSMEDAPGLANDVLLFLFLTVAAALLGGLRPALASAAVGSMLLNYWFTPPTHTLTVQDPENLVAIVIFFAVAVAVSSVVDLAARRTHQAARLRAESEILSFLAGSVLRGETALDALLERVRETFAMESVALLERSSDVEPWTCAGSVGPAPVTRPDDADVDMPVGDNMALALSGRVLPAEDRRVLGAFAAQAAVVLDRQRLVGEAEQARRLAEGNRIRTALLAAVSHDLRTPLASIKAAVSSLRSDDVAWSEEDEAELLEGIEDGADRLDHLVGNLLDMSRLQTGTVTPLIREIDLDEVVPMALGGVPEGSVDLDIPETLPMVAVDPGLLERVVANIVENAVKYNPGQEPVAVAASALGGRVELRVVDRGRGVPDEAKERIFEPFQRYGDAPRGAGVGLGLAVSRGFAEAMGGTLDAEDTPGGGLTMVLTLTAAPGGVRAEAELPARATS
- a CDS encoding DUF3710 domain-containing protein, which translates into the protein MFGRRKKSGSAEDEADEVREAEQVADEPEGSDGAAKGARRMNLPPAPRPDGPWDSTEVTQPGEGRVDLGGIFVPGVEGMELRVEVAGDAIVAATVVLRDSAVQLQAFAAPKKEGIWGEVRDEIASGITQQGGIIDEVEGPLGWELRAQVPVQLPDGTGGVQLVRFVGVDGPRWFLRGVISGQGAVQPEAAGLLETIFRDTVVVRGDGPMAPRDPIVLKLPNDAQMVPEGVQQEDQESSKFSGGMGQLQRGPEITEVR
- the dut gene encoding dUTP diphosphatase yields the protein MTRSPVDVLIRLLDPEVPIPAYGHPGDAGADLVTTEAAELAPGERAVLPTGVSIALPDGYAAFVHPRSGLAARCGVALVNAPGTVDAGYRGEIKVIVVNLDPRESVRFERFDRIAQLVVQQVEKVRFHEVAELPGSARAEGGFGSTGGHASVDGAEGGITHGGNSYASVVSDREGQ
- a CDS encoding ABC transporter ATP-binding protein — translated: MTESTSGQSGTALAEDPSRTVMVTVEDLHRSYGSGAAAVHALRGVSFEIPRGELVALKGRSGSGKTTLLNLVGGLDTPDDGRITVDGTELAGLGEKGLLELRRDRVGFIFQSFGLIPILTAAENVGVPLRLRKADPAERDERVALLLSLVGLADHAEQRPGELSGGQQQRVAIARALANRPALLIADEPTGQLDAETGLAVMELLRAVVRSENVTALVATHDPQLLGLADRVLELSDGHIVEHG